The proteins below come from a single Oncorhynchus tshawytscha isolate Ot180627B linkage group LG22, Otsh_v2.0, whole genome shotgun sequence genomic window:
- the LOC112222438 gene encoding peptidase inhibitor 16, with product MLWGTALLTGLVGLYVIVTQCPATCQLSQEDTETLMELHNSYRGQVVPSATYMRKVKWDEKLKILAEGYAVKCMWEPNPDLELLNMGENLFVSNEPLDLNMTMEKWFLEHLDYDYNNNSCQEDRMCGHYTQMVWADSHSVGCAAHRCDTIEGLSFEKVNFLVCNYYPKDKFKDEKPYEEGEWCSKCPDNVPRCDQNLCVPDAPEPSEEPDVEEPDAPAPSDEPDVEEPDASDPSDEADVEEPDALEPSEEPDVEKETTESFTPHTATATEPGYEEEGDETGMQPGDEDNEGEWEGEERAAEREKERTRNQPPANAGRITTPLLLVTSLMALLSVGL from the exons ATGCTGTGGGGGACAGCTCTCTTGACTGGCCTGGTGGGACTGTATGTCATCGTCACCCAGTGTCCAGCCACCTGCCAGCTGAGCCAGGAGGACACGGAGACCCTCATGGAGCTGCACAACAGCTATCGGGGCCAGGTGGTACCCAGTGCCACCTACATGCGTAAAGTG AAATGGGATGAGAAGCTGAAGATCCTAGCTGAGGGCTACGCTGTGAAGTGTATGTGGGAACCGAACCCGGATCTAGAGTTGCTGAACATGGGAGAGAACCTGTTTGTGTCCAATGAGCCCTTGGACCTCAACATGACCATGGAGAAGTGGTTCTTGGAGCACCTAGACTACgactacaacaacaacagctgCCAGGAGGACAGGATGTGTGGACACTACACTCAG ATGGTGTGGGCGGACTCTCACTCTGTGGGCTGTGCTGCTCATCGCTGTGACACCATAGAGGGGCTGTCCTTCGAGAAAGTTAACTTCCTGGTCTGCAATTATTACCCAAA AGATAAGTTTAAGGATGAGAAACCCTATGAGGAAGGTGAATGGTGCTCCAAGTGCCCAGACAACGTGCCGCGATGTGATCAGAACCTCTGCG TGCCTGATGCCCCTGAGCCTTCAGAGGAGCCTGATGTTGAGGAGCCTGATGCCCCCGCGCCTTCAGACGAGCCTGATGTTGAGGAGCCTGATGCCTCCGATCCTTCAGACGAGGCTGATGTTGAGGAGCCTGATGCCCTTGAGCCTTCAGAGGAGCCTGATGttgagaaggagacaacagagagCTTTACCCCACACACAGCCACCGCCACAGAGCCTgggtatgaggaggagggggacgagACAGGCATGCAGCCTGGGGACGAGGACAacgagggggagtgggagggggaggagagagcagcggagagggagaaggagaggactaGGAACCAACCTCCGGCCAATGCAGGAAGGATAACTACACCACTACTTCTTGTTACCAGCCTAATGGCTTTACTCTCAGTAGGATTGTGA